GATTCGAGACATATATACTGTATACACTATAcacatacttacgtacgttcctatctatgtatctcttCGTCCATtcaggtacatacatatatcacgGTCACACTTCGACCTTCTTTCATGTACGTAGATAGGTACAACAAACATGGCAATGAGTCGCGGCggtctttttctcattcaacGCAATTCAATGATCACGATTGAACGGTTAGTGTTAGATCCGCGACGTCGTGATATTACCAAATGTAAATAGCATCTTAGCTTATATTGATCTATTTAAAATGACTTTGATTGAAAAGCAAACGGAAAGacaagagaaatgaaaagcaattttttaattcaagaCGAATAAGTCTTATTCAATATAGATCTTAATACTTAAGTTTTAATGATTATTCTCTTTATGTTTCAGTATTGAATGTTGCAGGCGGAAAAGCACCGATGCAATCTAGCAGCCTGGATGGCGGAATTCCGCAACGTGCTGTTGATGGAAGCAGTGCTCAGATTTACACTGCGCAAACTTGCACGTTAACGAGACCCGAGCACAGACCATGGTGGTACGTGAACCTTTTAGAACCATACATGGTACAACTGGTTCGGCTAGATTTTGGGAAACCTTGCTGTGGTAAGTAAATCGTTAACATTGGCCGGCAAGTCCACGATGGATTCGACGGATTATACATATTGTCACTTTTGTCTATCAGCGAACTATCAGCTAATGAGTCAAAGTCAATTAGAAGGAGATCTCTGTTTGATTGCACGTGCTTCGCTAAATCTCAAATTGTTTAATTCTTTCACGCTTCGATCACTGTCAGTCTTCAACCGCGCTTTCCACTGACCAAGACTAATCAAACTGTCTAATCGAAGTAGACCAAAAGAGAGCAGAATTATCATCCAAGCATCGCCTCGAACCATCCATGAAATTGTACGATGAATTCATAAACATCGTATTATCTCCACCCTCCTTTTATACAATCTGTCCGTTtacttatatctatatcttttgATCATCAATCAGATTCTTGGTTcttgctttttccttttataaaacattgattttaattatttatagaatccattaaaatctttaaatCAACTCGTTTGGAATTGAACGTATTAAACGTATGATCTTTGTTGACGACCGTCGCTTTTTGGTGTGTAAAATTGATTTGATATAGGTATCTACCCAACTATCGGATGAGATTATCTCGTAAGAGAAGTCGGCCGTGTGTGGCAAAATCCATGATGTGTGCCTTCTTCTAGCAACCTCTTAGACACGGCCCAGCGCCGCGGAGATAGGTACCCTAAGATGATTTCTACGTTATGCCTTCCGACTCGTGTCCGCGCAGTACTTGCAATTAAATCAATCGCATTTCACAATAACGCACCTCATAATTGGCCTTcacggaaagaaaagatgagaaCTTTCACGTCGTGCAGCAACCATGACGATCTTAACGTTCGTATACAAtgcagatatatacatatgtagctatttatatatttcgtttgtaGACTTTACTTCAATAGATAGTGAGATGAAACGATTTATAGAATTCATCGCTacgttttttcattctcttatttggaaataagaaaatcaaaagCAGAAACACTCTGTTgagatatatcaaatattaactGAAATGGATGCAAATGATTTGTATTTGATcgtcgaaaaaggaaaagaaaagtgaacgCATCGAGAAAATCAGGGCAACGTAATTTTATCGTCCATAAAATGACAATCGAACGAAGAGGACGAGACGATCCGTGACGGCGTAGTTTCTCTCGAactaagagaaaaggaagaaaatgacgAGGAGGCACGTATCGATCTTCGGCTTCGTTCCGATCTCGCGCTTCCTTTTCGCGCTTTCAAACAGTGAAATTCACAGCGTTCGCCAATGCAAGAAAGTTCTGCATCCAAGGCGtatatcgtttcatttttctcttttcccccttattctttcttcctctgtcGAATACCTTCTgtcgaagagaaacgaatgttccaagaagaagagtatataatattataacaactATCTGGCGgctgaaattttatttaggtCGAAAGATATTagctctttcgtttcttctcaaTTCCTCCTTCTCCGATTCGCTTTTAAATCAATCATACATAGTAAATtaaagcgaaaaaaagaaaaagaggaggagagaggagagagacaaagacgaATGGTAACGGagcgaagaaaagataaaaggttctttctttcaattagGAACTGGTGTTCCTGGCACGATCGTCGTTCGCGTCGGTAACAATCGGCCGGATTTGGGAACAAATCCAATTTGCAACCGTTTCACTGGCCCGCTAGAAGAGGGTCaacctcttttccttccttgcAATCCACCGATGCCTGGTGCATTCGTTTCGGTACATTTAGAGGCTTCTACCCAAGCTTTAATTCCTGTACAGCTTTCCTTGTGCGAAGCTTTCGTTTATACAGATCAGGTATGTACCCTGCAATTTACGCATCACTCAATTGTAGTCACAATTAGTTAAATTTCTCATTTCTCGTTTTGATATTCCCATGGGCAGGCACTTCCCATCGAGAGGTGTCCACAATTCAGAGACCAACCACCGGGATCAACTGCCACTTATAATGGAAAatgttacatattttataatcgacaACCGTTGATCTTCAGAGAGGCTCTAGCTTTTTGCCGAGCACGAGGTGGCACTCTAGTTGATGAAAGTAATCCTGCCCTTCAAGGATTTATCTCCTGGGAATTGTGGAGACGGCACAGGTACTATACCATCTAAACGTCCTCTATTTTGTCATTAATCCTTCATTATCTGATATCACAATAAACTGCATTGAcgttatttatctttcaagaAGGAGTGACACGACTAGCCAGTATTGGATGGGTGCCGTGAGAGATCAGAACGATCGAACTGTTTGGAGATGGACGGGTAGCGGAGAGGAAGTCTCTGTGTCTTTTTGGAGTCTTCCGCAAGGTACGGAAGAAGATTGTGCTCGATACGATGGTAGCAGGGGTTGGCTCTGGTCCGATACACCTTGCAACGCTCGACTAAATTTTATCTGTCAACACCGTAAGtgttttcctttatctttatgtttttatatcttttcccATTTTGATGATAGATTTTTAACGCAAGTGTATTCGATTTTTAGAACCACGAGCTTGCGGTAGACCCGAACAGCCACCGAACTCAACCATGATCGTGACAGCTGcaggaaataaaaacattgCTAGTCAATACGAAGTTGGCGCTACCGTAGAATATACTTGCAACTCTGGAAGTCTTCTCATTGGACCTTCAACTCGTTCGTGTCTTGATACAGGCTTCTACAATGAATTTCCACCGGTTTGCAAAAGTAAGAATAAAAGTTGCTGTTTATCCTCTCGTAGATCTGAGCGAATTACAAACTGATCCTAATTACCTTCGCAATGTGTTTCCTTAGATATCGAATGTGGTTATCCTGCAAACATAAAGCACGGTGGTTACACATTGATCAACAACACTGTAACTTATCTAAGCCAAGTACTCTATTCTTGTGACGAGGGATACGAAATGACAGGTAATCGATAAAGATCGATAATTGTATGATCTCACATGAAATCACTCTATCGTATCTCTTTTTGTAGGTCGTGCGAGACTAACGTGCGATATAGACGAGAGATGGAACGGACCACCGCCGCGTTGCGAACCGATACATTGCGATCCACCCGTAATAATTCCTCACAGTTTCATCCAAATCGACGAAATCGACGAAACTGAAATGGCCAATAAAAGCAACGTTAACAGGAGCCTGTTCGTTGGTAGTATCGTCACTTATACATGCGAAAAGGGATATCGGTTGATCGGTTCACGACAGATTCTCTGTTTACAAAATGGACTTTACGACCACGCTGCACCCTCTTGCACAGgtactttatatttatatacttttcttttttgtttttcattcatctaatattaaaaagagaaatgagtGCTTTTCCGAAATGTTTTTCTGATCATTACATGAATAATTGGACTTGAATTCCAATCGAATTATAATTGAACAATAATCCGAACAGCTTCCTGATCTAATAACATATACAAATAAGCGAATACTTGATTCCATGATTGCTATACTACTATATGTTAGCATATTGTATGTTGTACATTGGTCGTAATCAACTACGGCTATTCGACCTATAGTTCTGAATATTTCACCATTCGTTTATGTTCGTACAGAGGAGCCTCGCACGAGTACGGTAACGCCGCCTTCGCGAACGACTTTACGACCAGCAACAAGTAGCAAACCACGACCGTTCATTACAACGAAGATTAGATCGACTACGCCATCAGCAAACACGCCGACGAAAATAACGACAATGATTACAACGCTGAAGGCAGCGACGATCGTCCCGCCAAATGGCAAGATACCACTAATTACTAGTGAACATATGGCGACGGTTAAAGAAACCGAATCAAAAAAGTCGAACGTTAACATACAAAGTAcagtttcttcttcgtcatcaATTTTAAACGATCATAGCAGAGATCATCCGCAAGATAACGAGATCGCTGGTAGTGGTGCTGATCACGTGCAAGCCGGTACTGGCACAGGCGTACCCGAACCCTCAGGACCTTTACAAGTGGACACATTCAACCAATCGACTAGCACCCATCAAGCGAAATTGAATCTTGGTGCAGTTATAGCGCTCGGAGTCTTTGGTGGTTTTGTCTTCCTTGCTGCGGTCATCACAACGGTAGTCATACTGATACGCAGGTAGGGATATATTATCTTTACATTAAACTATATTgcatataaacatacaaatATCACCGGCAGGTAGTCTATGTCTTATTCTGCTACGATTACATTATTAATGctcttttatacataaaatgtCTGCTCTTTATCTACTTCTGCCTACTGTGTTGCTTAAACAgtatattttgatttctttacttctctttctatctgtcctctttctcatcttaAATTTAAAGCAGAAATGCcattcttttcaaaatttattaatcattacgatcgaattaaatcTTTAGTAGAGAATTGCGATTTCACGTAGAGATTTCGCGTAttcttctgtttctctatTAACGAATCGCTTTTTCGATGCTCGTCTCCCTTCCCGAAAATCATACGTAACAACGATCATATAGTCCGTACAAGTTTTTTTACGGAAAACAGTGACTAACAGTAGGTATTGATCTCTCTGATGTAATCGATAGAATAATCGAAAGATTTAGCTCCAAATTAACTTACATTCGAACTTCAAACTTAGCAAATTGTCTCGTTCATTCGTCTTGAAAGTAGAAAGAGGTTCATTTGGAGCTAATTCAGGGGGGAACTTGGCGCGAGTAAATTCGAATAAAGCGTTGATCCGAAACGTGTTTACGGAGGACGAGAGTTGAGATTCATCGTTGAAATGTTTGCGTTGACGCTGGTTAGCGGCAGTGGCAGCATAAGAGGAAGGCGCCGCAGGGGGCTCGGTGGGGTTGGAGCGTTGAGGGGTGGCGGTAGCGGTGCCCTTGGGAGGGGCGAGGCCGGAATGCCCTCGCGTTGGTATACGCTACTGGCGCTGCCCTTCCCCGACCAGCACCTGGGGCGCCGCGACCTCATGGCTCGCCGCGGTAGCGATCATCCTTACTCCTTCACCATCTCGGCAGCGCACCGTGCCGGTTACTTCTCGAACCCCTCCATTTGAATTCTAAACGAATACAAcgacgaaaaaacaaaatcaaacaaacaaaagagaaagaaaggagcaaagaaaaaacaaaggtGACAGCAACAACGAttaagataaataagaaaaagaatgaaaaaaggaaagaaaaaagaaacttgcaCGTAAAGAAATAGCAGCAGGACAAAGTTTACTTCTTTCCCACCCCTCCACGCAACCACCGCCCCACCACATCAAACATCATCATGTACCATCACCACACCACTGTGCGCCACCCTCGCAAGTGATACTAGTCAAGGTAAACGAGCAAAGTTTCTACTACGCACTACGTATAGTGTTAGCTCGTTTCACCGGCAGGTCACGgtgttctttttgttttctataaaagaaaCTTCGTACACGTGTTTTTTTGCACGCGTTTATCCTTCGAGAGTGACAATTTTAGCACCCTTCTCCtgattaactttttctttattttttccaagAGTATTATTATGCAAAAGTTTTCATAGATGCCTATAGGGAAAGATTAAATGTTTTatgctccttttttcttctgctttgCTCTTCTTTATGCACGATTGAATACTACTTTTGGCTTGAGATCGATTTATAGCGAGGTCGATGATTGTTTCCTTATGAGAACGATTGATCgcttttaattgtattttatggCCAAGCGATTTTTGACCTAGCAATTTTTCATTGTAACATGCTTATCCTTTTTATTCATTGCATTGTCtacatgtttttttataaaacttcaAAAAACTGATCCTCTAACTACatcttctatatattttgatacGCTAATGGTTTTATAAAGAATGTCTTTTAACAACGTCTCATTGTTCACATAGGAACCGTGGTAGAAGCAGTAAACACTATCGTCACCGAGCATCTCCAGATTGTAATACCGTTGCTAGCTTTGATAGCAGTTCTTCAGAAAGTCGAGGTGGCTTGAATCGATATTATAGGCAAGCATGGGAGAATCTTCATGAGACTACCGGGCATAAGATGAACCATCCTGCGTTACAACGCAAGGAAACCCTGGATGAACCAGGATATCGGGAAAATTACCGCGGTAACAACACCGAACGTGACGGTTCGGAACTAGTTGTCAGCGATGTTGCAGCCTATCCATCCAGCAAACATGCTAGTGTTTCCGATAAGAAGcgtcatcaccaccaccaccaccatcatcataaCTCGCCCGAATGGAGGCAATCACAGTCTCACCACAGATATTGAATGTTTTAAGGGTGAGTCtgttaaaatcaatttaaacttTAAATTGAAGAAATTCATACAACGCGATGTGTTTTGTCACGATGACTTCAGAATCACATAACAGAAATGTGCGAATgcatatcgaattttttattgttagcACTttgttttagaaaataatatctaattaatgCTAGATATGTGACGGTAACTATGAAAGATTTTACGTTATTGCTTTATTatctgataaataatttataatcactCAATCTGTTATGCGTTAtactgtacatacatatataagtattttaatGCAATTACtgtaaaataagaattatggTCACCTGATGAGAGATCTTGATAAGAGATCAGTTTTCTTTAGCAGAATGCcaaaaacaataaagaaagtactatattaattatgatcaaAAAATCttaacatacatatctatagcAAAGTGTACCTTTAGCTTTTTTATAGACTTTTATTGTATGTCTTTGTATATTATCTCGAATAAGTTCTTTTTTGTCCCTATGACAAGAATTTAAATCTGTCATGGGTACCTTGGCCTTGCCTTGAAGTTGctgattatttacaaaaaggaaaaaaaaaataagggaagGCCGATGTTATCCATTTCGGAATCAAACGTTCATTTAGTGACGAAAGTTACTTTGATAAGTAAACTGGGTAGACACAACATAAAATACAGTTTGCACAGAACACGAACACTTCATAAAATGATTGTAATGATTAAACATTCAGGACACATTgccgataaaattttttactttaatctAAAATAGTCGCTgacaatcaattaattaattgactGGGATAAAacattcataataattttgtatacatatgtatttattttgtcaAGTAATACTGAGTAAATTATGATAGTGCCATTTTGGGCAAATTACTTTAATTTACCTAAAagcgatatattttaaaaaaattatcttatacCATTAGCTTTAGTTGCTGTATTGTAccaattacataaaataaacatatttatgCATCTTGTTTGATATTCTATTCCATTGGCAttctattatttaacaatatatattaggaatatataggaaaaaatattttttaatacgtaaTTCTTTTAAGtaatattccaaaaaaaaagaaaaaacatcgtATTTCGTAATAAGCGAAAGCAAATAAAagattacattattttatttcaaaatatcttGTTTAAACTTATTTCCTAATatcacataaaatatattatatattagagaaAGTAAACTTAGTTCTTTAACCACTGATAGATTATTCGTCCAACTTGTGCTTTAGCTGCTTTTAGCTGAGGCAGGTCATGTTCGGTAGATGGATACATGTTAGCACAATGCGCAGTGCCTTTAAATAACTTCAGTTAAAATATCTACGAATTACAAGAACGAGTAACGTTACACGTACCGTTGATATAAATAGCAGTAGCCTCAGGAGTTAATGATGTTGTAATACCTAGTGCATGCCATGGATCAACAGATCCATGCACGAATACtacattatttacttttaactTAAGTGCTCCGTATAGAGTATTGGTTCGCTTCACAGCATTATTAAGTAAGTCTATATTATACCTAAAAAAAGGACATCAAAGAGCAtccgtaataaataatatttgtattatatttttttaaattattaatatacaaacCTAGGTCCGAAAATATCAATGCATTGTTGAATAAAGAATTCTACTGGAAACATTTCACTAAATAAATTTGGACGAGCAGTCGATGTTTGAAAAAATCCAAATTCTGTGCAGGTTTGATATATCCATTGCCGAcctaatgaaattttattacagtTTTGAAATAGACATGATAACTTTTGTAAAATTACCTCCTTCCGCTCCTTCAGAATCCCATGTTACATCCCTTAATTCATGAATCATCTTATCGTATCTAAAGtccaaacatttttctttgcttgCATTCAGTAtcatattacttatataagCGAGTCTGTCGATGGGTATAcctattttttcattcattagaATGTTACATGCATCATCGATGGTCAAATTAGCCATTCTTGAATTGTTACGATTATCTTTATTGTACTGGACAATACCTGCAAAATTACTTACTATCGTTTCatataaattcgaaatatcgaCGCGTTTTGTGTATCCACTATCTATTGGATCACACAGGCTGCAAAAAgcaatgaatgaataaaagtagaaatgaataaatattttgaaatatcatttgtaattaaattcatactcacttaaattttttaacaatgcCTTGTTGACCTATTGGATGATGTAACATCATATGAAATTGTTTGTTCGCAGCTGCTATCACGTCTACACATGCTTCAGAATATTCTTTAAGAGAATTTTCAACAATAACATAATATTCTGTAAATGTTCTTAATTTTagacataataatatttgGTAGTAATATTCAGTAGTATATATTCAGTAGTAATATTCGTTTATAATGTAAATCTATTAATGGGTGGGCCTAAGTAATGTTAGaatttaatatctaaataaactacattaattttttttactaaatatTCTGACATCACTTACTGGCTAACCCAATACATGCAAAGAATATGAAACAATTAATGTTCtacaaaatcatatatatgagtcaatattatatctattatatattatattacactaACGTTGAAAATCAACTTGTGCAAGGACTGGAGCACTACTAGACACAGCTCCATGTACAAGATGAGGATACTTTACACGCATCCACGCAGCTAATGATCCAGGATAAGAACCTCCAAAAACAatccattttatattatctaataccttataaatttcatttatactttctataaaatatgCTATATCTGCAAGTGCTTGTTctgaatttaaataaattaagttCTTCACACTCATATCTCTGAAAagtattctttataaaataacattatattaaatgctatgttattaaaactatatattatagaatgtTAACTCACACAGTTGGATGACTTTTCCCATAAAAGCGATGTTCAAGTTGAAAGCACATTGCTTCAAATTGTTTAGCATATTCGATCCATTGTCCTTCCACCATCCACTTGGCAGTGGCTGTTCCTTCACCACCGATTAAAAGGAACATAGGACCACCAGGTTTATAATATTCTGTATTCTGAAAATATCTCTAAAAAAGGATGAAACTAATGAGAAAATTGtctaaaattttaattaatacatttatacCTGCTTCCAAACACGTGTATCTATTGGATTAAAGTGATCAAGCGTTTGAATAAACCATTGCTCCTTAGGAAGCCATTTGTGTTTTTTGTGTGAAAGCAACATACCTAGATTTCCATCTTTACTTCTACCTCTTAGAAAATTACGTAGTGctgcattaatatttataaaaactgCTGTTAACAGCAATAATGATACAAATCGCATTTTtctggaagaagaaaaaaaagaattgttgtCGAGATATAAATACACTGatgtgtatacatgtacgaTGGCAGTAATCATTTTttgatgataataatcataaaaataaaatattactttttaacaaaaaaggaagaattttttaaatatgattaaaataatttcgaattgaaaaataattcaaatgtacaaattacaaaataacatagtttttcttttaagttatttttaaatttatcacctaataatgtttaatacaatacacatcttttataataagtgTCTCGAATCTCAATGTTACAAAAAAGTAAGATTGTGATATGACTTACAAAAGCTAATGAAAAAacacaaatatttaaatatcaatgacaattgaaaatttcttttgaaatttgtaTCTTATTGTTTGCATATAGTAAGCAAAGTCAcatatacgagatatatggcgatgtttataaaatgtttaaacttaaaagattaaagaagGAACATTGTATCATAGAATAAGTATGGCTATATTTATCATAGAAATATCGGCGCCATGGTCGTGGATTAAATAGGGATTTTCACTAAACGATTCAcaatttcgtttatatataaataacaaatgtaactttattaaaaatatataaacttagTAATTAGAATTGTAGAAATTATGATACCAATTGATCAACCTTTTAGATGTTTCGAAAacgtattttttgtttttttttttctagcgACTTGATAGCCTTCGTTGTTGGTTAGTAAAGTAGAAATTACCGATTCACTCCAGAAGTGTTCTAATcatcttctttatatttttgctAGGCATCGCAAAATcagtaatattttttgcaatcgtccaaacataaaaaatatgtatgagtTCCGAAATACGACATTTAGCGCAAGATCTGTTTGTTAGTGCAACGACTCACTTAGTAACATCGCGTCatgatttatcgaaaataccCAAAAGCTAGGTGAAAACATTAAAGGGTTACTTTGATCAATTTCGATTGACTTAATCAACAGTCAGCAGTATAACCAACAGTAAaaccttttaaaaatataaatttgttacatAGTTTAGAACAGACtattaatataagaatattagTTAAAATAAGCTAggagaatacatatatacgtttttatattatgtataaaattattaagtgaatattaatattacaagaatatatatataggttaagaacgatatataattaaagcTCTGCTGTTTCAGaaatattgaagaaagaaaaatcgagaatcgatttttaaagtaaaaaatcgatccgtaaaaaatcaaatagtAGA
This is a stretch of genomic DNA from Vespula vulgaris chromosome 2, iyVesVulg1.1, whole genome shotgun sequence. It encodes these proteins:
- the LOC127073089 gene encoding uncharacterized protein LOC127073089 isoform X1 yields the protein MEGKGFTCFLVILGFAVQGSISVGCGYPGAPAHSSVRFTGSGIDDVIDEEETLLKETELPEGTVATYSCERGFELLGPARRQCQTEGTWTPEGVPFCVLNVAGGKAPMQSSSLDGGIPQRAVDGSSAQIYTAQTCTLTRPEHRPWWYVNLLEPYMVQLVRLDFGKPCCGTGVPGTIVVRVGNNRPDLGTNPICNRFTGPLEEGQPLFLPCNPPMPGAFVSVHLEASTQALIPVQLSLCEAFVYTDQALPIERCPQFRDQPPGSTATYNGKCYIFYNRQPLIFREALAFCRARGGTLVDESNPALQGFISWELWRRHRRSDTTSQYWMGAVRDQNDRTVWRWTGSGEEVSVSFWSLPQGTEEDCARYDGSRGWLWSDTPCNARLNFICQHQPRACGRPEQPPNSTMIVTAAGNKNIASQYEVGATVEYTCNSGSLLIGPSTRSCLDTGFYNEFPPVCKNIECGYPANIKHGGYTLINNTVTYLSQVLYSCDEGYEMTGRARLTCDIDERWNGPPPRCEPIHCDPPVIIPHSFIQIDEIDETEMANKSNVNRSLFVGSIVTYTCEKGYRLIGSRQILCLQNGLYDHAAPSCTEEPRTSTVTPPSRTTLRPATSSKPRPFITTKIRSTTPSANTPTKITTMITTLKAATIVPPNGKIPLITSEHMATVKETESKKSNVNIQSTVSSSSSILNDHSRDHPQDNEIAGSGADHVQAGTGTGVPEPSGPLQVDTFNQSTSTHQAKLNLGAVIALGVFGGFVFLAAVITTVVILIRRNRGRSSKHYRHRASPDCNTVASFDSSSSESRGGLNRYYRQAWENLHETTGHKMNHPALQRKETLDEPGYRENYRGNNTERDGSELVVSDVAAYPSSKHASVSDKKRHHHHHHHHHNSPEWRQSQSHHRY
- the LOC127073089 gene encoding uncharacterized protein LOC127073089 isoform X2; the protein is MEGKGFTCFLVILGFAVQGSISVGCGYPGAPAHSSVRFTGSGIDDVIDEEETLLKETELPEGTVATYSCERGFELLGPARRQCQTEGTWTPEGVPFCVLNVAGGKAPMQSSSLDGGIPQRAVDGSSAQIYTAQTCTLTRPEHRPWWYVNLLEPYMVQLVRLDFGKPCCGTGVPGTIVVRVGNNRPDLGTNPICNRFTGPLEEGQPLFLPCNPPMPGAFVSVHLEASTQALIPVQLSLCEAFVYTDQALPIERCPQFRDQPPGSTATYNGKCYIFYNRQPLIFREALAFCRARGGTLVDESNPALQGFISWELWRRHRSDTTSQYWMGAVRDQNDRTVWRWTGSGEEVSVSFWSLPQGTEEDCARYDGSRGWLWSDTPCNARLNFICQHQPRACGRPEQPPNSTMIVTAAGNKNIASQYEVGATVEYTCNSGSLLIGPSTRSCLDTGFYNEFPPVCKNIECGYPANIKHGGYTLINNTVTYLSQVLYSCDEGYEMTGRARLTCDIDERWNGPPPRCEPIHCDPPVIIPHSFIQIDEIDETEMANKSNVNRSLFVGSIVTYTCEKGYRLIGSRQILCLQNGLYDHAAPSCTEEPRTSTVTPPSRTTLRPATSSKPRPFITTKIRSTTPSANTPTKITTMITTLKAATIVPPNGKIPLITSEHMATVKETESKKSNVNIQSTVSSSSSILNDHSRDHPQDNEIAGSGADHVQAGTGTGVPEPSGPLQVDTFNQSTSTHQAKLNLGAVIALGVFGGFVFLAAVITTVVILIRRNRGRSSKHYRHRASPDCNTVASFDSSSSESRGGLNRYYRQAWENLHETTGHKMNHPALQRKETLDEPGYRENYRGNNTERDGSELVVSDVAAYPSSKHASVSDKKRHHHHHHHHHNSPEWRQSQSHHRY
- the LOC127073096 gene encoding putative serine protease F56F10.1 isoform X1, encoding MRFVSLLLLTAVFININAALRNFLRGRSKDGNLGMLLSHKKHKWLPKEQWFIQTLDHFNPIDTRVWKQRYFQNTEYYKPGGPMFLLIGGEGTATAKWMVEGQWIEYAKQFEAMCFQLEHRFYGKSHPTVDMSVKNLIYLNSEQALADIAYFIESINEIYKVLDNIKWIVFGGSYPGSLAAWMRVKYPHLVHGAVSSSAPVLAQVDFQQYYVIVENSLKEYSEACVDVIAAANKQFHMMLHHPIGQQGIVKKFNLCDPIDSGYTKRVDISNLYETIVSNFAGIVQYNKDNRNNSRMANLTIDDACNILMNEKIGIPIDRLAYISNMILNASKEKCLDFRYDKMIHELRDVTWDSEGAEGGRQWIYQTCTEFGFFQTSTARPNLFSEMFPVEFFIQQCIDIFGPRYNIDLLNNAVKRTNTLYGALKLKVNNVVFVHGSVDPWHALGITTSLTPEATAIYINGTAHCANMYPSTEHDLPQLKAAKAQVGRIIYQWLKN
- the LOC127073096 gene encoding putative serine protease F56F10.1 isoform X2 encodes the protein MFLLIGGEGTATAKWMVEGQWIEYAKQFEAMCFQLEHRFYGKSHPTVDMSVKNLIYLNSEQALADIAYFIESINEIYKVLDNIKWIVFGGSYPGSLAAWMRVKYPHLVHGAVSSSAPVLAQVDFQQYYVIVENSLKEYSEACVDVIAAANKQFHMMLHHPIGQQGIVKKFNLCDPIDSGYTKRVDISNLYETIVSNFAGIVQYNKDNRNNSRMANLTIDDACNILMNEKIGIPIDRLAYISNMILNASKEKCLDFRYDKMIHELRDVTWDSEGAEGGRQWIYQTCTEFGFFQTSTARPNLFSEMFPVEFFIQQCIDIFGPRYNIDLLNNAVKRTNTLYGALKLKVNNVVFVHGSVDPWHALGITTSLTPEATAIYINGTAHCANMYPSTEHDLPQLKAAKAQVGRIIYQWLKN